A region from the Panicum hallii strain FIL2 chromosome 1, PHallii_v3.1, whole genome shotgun sequence genome encodes:
- the LOC112884423 gene encoding uncharacterized protein LOC112884423: MSRGGLDLKLHLSPPAPARGGAERRASPLSSSDEEWSSSSPSSCLSSEGEREPQPHRLQGHGLQWSDSPEATSMVLAACPRCLMYVMLSEADPRCPRCRSPVLLDFLHHAAGAARASASGGREGDGHSRNGARGGGGGRRNRRA, encoded by the coding sequence ATGAGCCGGGGCGGCCTGGACCTGAAGCTGCACCTGtcgcccccggcgccggcgcggggaggagcggAGAGGAGGGCGTCGCCGCTGTCCTCGTCGGACGAGGagtggtcgtcgtcgtcgccgagCTCGTGCCTGTCGTCGGAGGGCGAGCGGGAGCCGCAGCCGCACCGCCTGCAGGGCCACGGGCTGCAGTGGTCGGACAGCCCGGAGGCGACGTCCATGGTGCTGGCGGCCTGCCCGCGCTGCCTCATGTACGTGATGCTCTCCGAGGCCGACCCGCGCTGCCCGCGCTGCCGCAGCCCCGTCCTCCTCGACTTCCTGCAccacgccgccggcgccgcccgcgccagcgCCAGCGGCGGCCGGGAGGGCGACGGCCACAGCCGCAAtggcgcccgcggcggcggcggtggccggaggAACAGGAGGGCATGA
- the LOC112884413 gene encoding serine/arginine-rich splicing factor 6-like gives MSLHIGRLSQDVRQSYLEHLFQRFGRCTVNLKDGYGFAVYDSDDDATRALQALHGKYVCGERITVNWSKQQPRISQGFRRSSRFVESFRGRNFRDARDNIRFRDSVVRKNHPADHDQGHNPDAVPEKESDKFVEVVNDAGENDGGDLEEVKRDEGGTVDEDPGEVKTDEGGKGDANAIEHDRWAETGKGTPGGDGDDFDRYEPYHGYDRQEETENVTKASSYDSREHRRSSDKMQEHSDRRVDISHDKSRSPPTCYSCGVTGHIARNCPQGIDDNFKARRDGLNFREKWQLRQRRFGSPSRRRPEFHVDPLDQTNYRVQDGRKPFSDRNMRVPGLSTAPRDSRRHAHCSENMPQTNKEARKRSRSERSRALSPSSEPSRHSHHDNVKGSHSKRTSSDSRSRSRFRAHSPSYSAHSSAKSAQPTEHEGSRSNINHAVPFSVSTSPQHKSSSDVENKNLDGLTNSPLEDNLEFWTRSEVKNMVDNKQEGKGSVLNSTVLNGKALVPDKDANAAGCTGVNFDKNLVDDNAANGMQSQNANFEDSSSMKSKQDVLAKNGRNKSLKLTTNEVIAALKHYGVEAQEDSSDQPVEKYFGAARLWPWEIIYYRRRKKGPISTENYAKRLEQNKEFGIVDQYVRSSSGWWECH, from the coding sequence ATGTCATTACATATTGGTCGGCTTTCCCAAGATGTGCGTCAAAGTTATCTGGAACATCTTTTCCAGAGGTTCGGCCGTTGCACTGTGAACCTGAAAGATGGATACGGGTTTGCAGTGTATGATTCTGATGATGATGCAACTCGGGCCCTGCAGGCCCTGCATGGGAAATATGTTTGTGGGGAGCGCATCACTGTCAATTGGTCAAAACAGCAGCCTAGAATTTCTCAGGGTTTCAGGAGGAGTTCAAGATTTGTTGAATCATTTCGTGGTAGGAACTTTAGAGATGCTCGGGACAATATTAGGTTCAGGGATTCTGTAGTTCGGAAGAATCATCCAGCAGATCACGATCAGGGTCATAATCCTGATGCTGTGCCAGAAAAGGAATCTGATAAGTTTGTGGAGGTTGTCAATGATGCTGGAGAAAATGATGGTGGTGATCTAGAGGAGGTAAAGAGGGATGAAGGTGGTACAGTTGATGAAGATCCAGGGGAAGTGAAGACGGATGAAGGTGGAAAAGGCGATGCAAATGCAATTGAGCATGATAGATGGGCTGAGACTGGAAAAGGTACCCCTGGTGGAGATGGTGATGATTTTGACCGCTATGAGCCTTATCATGGATATGATAGGCAAGAAGAAACAGAAAATGTGACTAAAGCAAGCTCTTATGATTCTCGTGAACACAGGCGTTCTTCAGACAAGATGCAAGAGCACTCGGATAGGCGTGTTGACATAAGCCATGATAAATCAAGATCTCCTCCAACCTGTTACAGTTGTGGCGTTACCGGCCATATTGCGCGTAATTGCCCTCAGGGAATAGATGATAACTTCAAAGCAAGGAGAGATGGATTGAACTTCAGGGAGAAATGGCAGCTGAGGCAGAGAAGATTTGGGTCTCCCTCAAGGAGGCGGCCAGAATTTCATGTTGATCCTTTGGATCAAACAAATTATAGAGTTCAAGATGGTAGGAAACCATTTTCTGATAGGAATATGAGAGTGCCTGGGTTGAGTACAGCACCCAGAGACAGCAGAAGACATGCCCACTGCAGTGAAAACATGCCACAAACAAATAAGGAAGCACGCAAGAGAAGCAGATCTGAAAGATCACGTGCATTATCCCCCTCTTCTGAACCTTCAAGGCACTCTCACCATGATAATGTTAAGGGATCTCATTCCAAGAGGACTTCCTCAGATTCAAGATCTAGGTCTCGATTCAGAGCACATTCTCCATCATATTCTGCACATTCTAGTGCAAAATCAGCTCAACCAACTGAGCATGAAGGATCAAGATCAAATATCAATCATGCTGTTCCATTTTCAGTATCTACTTCACCACAGCACAAGTCATCATCTGATGTAGAGAACAAAAATCTAGATGGCCTGACGAATTCTCCCTTGGAGGACAATTTGGAGTTCTGGACAAGATCTGAAGTAAAAAATATGGTTGATAACAAGCAAGAAGGAAAGGGTTCAGTACTGAACAGCACAGTCCTGAATGGGAAAGCACTTGTTCCTGATAAGGATGCTAATGCTGCTGGTTGCACAGGGGTTAACTTCGATAAGAACTTGGTTGATGATAATGCTGCCAATGGAATGCAAAGCCAGAATGCCAACTTTGAGGACTCTTCATCAATGAAGTCAAAGCAGGATGTTCTGGCCAAAAATGGGAGAAACAAGTCATTGAAACTAACAACTAATGAAGTGATCGCAGCTCTGAAGCACTATGGGGTGGAGGCACAAGAGGATTCATCAGATCAACCTGTGGAGAAGTACTTTGGTGCTGCACGCCTGTGGCCTTGGGAAATCATTTACTATCGCAGGCGTAAGAAAGGTCCAATATCTACAGAGAATTATGCTAAGCGACTTGAGCAGAACAAAGAATTTGGTATTGTGGATCAATATGTCAGAAGCAGCAGTGGTTGGTGGGAGTGCCATTGA
- the LOC112876343 gene encoding pectinesterase inhibitor 8-like: protein MTPPTARVLAAAALVAALALSVVPGSGGTPETTCAAAAARDRRVDYGFCVSRLSHHHDSPDADTWGLAKVAADVGIATAGDAVYDINALLAAKPAGGADARARAALEQCKAQYDAAEMAFAEAYDGINRRDYAAGKAEAAEAASLARRCGRAFARAGAPPPPQVARWADESDKIAVVCAAITDLIK, encoded by the coding sequence ATGACGCCTCCCACGGCCCGCGTCCTGGCCGCCGCGGCCCTCGTCGCGGCGCTCGCGCTGAGCGTCGTCCCCGGCTCCGGCGGCACCCCGGAGAcgacgtgcgcggcggcggcggcccgcgaCCGTCGCGTGGACTACGGCTTCTGCGTGTCGCGGCTGAGCCACCACCACGACAGCCCCGACGCGGACACCTGGGGCCTGGCGAAGGTGGCCGCCGACGTGGGCATCGCCACCGCGGGGGACGCGGTCTACGACATCAATGCCCTGCTCGCCGCCAAGCCGGCCGGGGGCGCCGACGccagggcgcgggcggcgctggagcagtgcAAGGCGCAGTACGACGCGGCGGAGATGGCGTTCGCGGAGGCCTACGACGGCATCAACCGGCGCGACTACGCGGCCGGGAAGGCGGAGGCCGCGGAGGCGGCGTCCCTGGCGCGCCGGTGCGGCCGCGCCTTCGCGCgggccggcgccccgccgccgccgcaggtcGCGCGGTGGGCCGACGAGTCCGACAAGATCGCCGTCGTCTGCGCGGCCATCACCGACCTCATCAAGTGA
- the LOC112897393 gene encoding glutathione S-transferase T3-like, with amino-acid sequence MVEGNDGLPLDDFSSPPEEQQSPVIRSTPSARPNQKRSKNFNEQEDQLLVSARLNISTDPIQGTNQTKGSFWTRAYDYYHSNKEFTSDRSQSSLFHRWKGILQNVNKFYGSVTWIDGRNQSGVTFQDKLIQTLALFKAEDKENKSFQFLHCWNILQNQPKWHEKRKQMASQKQLGNKSQKTNMYSSPRTSTPINVDSSHNVVPGNAPPETDHRKRPMGKKKAKEALREVEVSLVWRL; translated from the exons ATGGTGGAGGGCAACGATGGCCTGCCTTTGGATGACTTCAGTAGCCCGCCCGAGGAGCAGCAATCGCCTGTTATTAGAAGTACTCCATCAGCAAGGCCAAATCAGAAAAGGTCAAAAAACTTTAATGAGCAGGAGGATCAATTGCTTGTTTCAGCACGGTTGAATATTAGTACAGATCCAATACAAGGCACCAATCAAACTAAAGGATCATTTTGGACAAGAGCTTATGACTACTACCACTCAAATAAGGAATTCACATCAGATCGTAGTCAGAGTTCACTTTTCCATCGATGGAAAGGTATTCTACAGAATGTCAACAAATTTTATGGAAGTGTAACTTGGATTGATGGTAGAAATCAGAGTGGGGTTACATTTCAAGACAAG CTTATACAGACATTGGCTTTGTTCAAGGCTGAAGACAAGGAGAACAAGTCGTTTCAATTCCTGCACTGCTGGAATATCTTGCAAAATCAACCAAAGTGGCATGAGAAGCGGAAGCAAATGGCATCTCAGAAGCAACTTGGTAACAAAAGCCAGAAGACAAATATGTATTCAAGTCCGAGGACGTCCACTCCCATCAATGTTGATAGTAGCCATAATGTTGTCCCTGGTAATGCACCTCCAGAGACCGATCACCGCAAGAGACCAATGGGTAAGAAGAAGGCTAAAGAAGCCTTGCGCGAGGTGGAGGTGAGTCTTGTGTGGAGGCTTTAG
- the LOC112897404 gene encoding uncharacterized protein LOC112897404 produces the protein MEKLAAGDITQTWLVWSSTLDGQIEYDVHEDVQGAYGGVLCYCRRRPHPAAGKHAGTVAPPVADLLVPSVSLNGESLDEQPDYKAKYGDPSSRRWHTPCQLVCFLVGFSPLRWPWRAVYPGNRGLGVSIADPKSPGTPTRRLCPIRTRRREEPSVETSEHAEQAAAAGDSARRTPFRRLLLEVQDRSSSACKEDGEAQQHLFAHMTRGPDADINEVSGKEQAEQQQSKKGRGRRNFE, from the exons ATGGAgaagctcgccgccggtgacatTACCCAGACGTGGCTGGTGTGGTCCTCGACACTCGACGGCCAGATTGAGTACGACGTGCATGAGGATGTGCAGGGAGCATACGGAGGGGTGTTGTGCTATTGCCGCCGACGACCACACCCGGCCGCTGGTAAACATGCTGGCACGGTGGCTCCACCAGTCGCCGATCTACTCGTGCCGTCTGTGTCCCTCAACGGCGAATCGCTTGATGAGCAA CCGGATTACAAAGCCAAATATGGCGACCCATCGAGTCGTAGATGGCACACTCCTTGCCAACTTGTGTGCTTCCTGGTTGGCTTCTCTCCGCTCCGGTGGCCGTGGCGGGCCGTGTACCCCGGAAATAGAGGCCTAGGGGTCTCGATTGCCGACCCAAAATCCCCCGGTACCCCCACGCGACGTCTCTGTCCCATCCGCACGAGGAGAAGAGAGGAACCGTCCGTGGAGACGAGCGAGCACGCCGAGCAGGCAGCGGCGGCTGGCGACTCGGCACGCCGCACTCCCTTCCGGCGGCTGT TGCTTGAAGTTCAAGACAGATCAAGCTCAGCATGCAAAGAAGATGGAGAAGCTCAACAACATCTTTTTGCTCACATGACTCGTGGGCCTGATG CTGATATCAATGAAGTTTCAGGGAAGGAACAGGCAGAGCAACAACAATCGAAGAAAGGACGGGGCAGGAG GAATTTTGAATGA
- the LOC112893226 gene encoding pectinesterase inhibitor 8-like, which yields MVRPTPPTDRLLVAGLLAAAAVALGCLAGGAGATVVTTCRAAADSDARVDYGFCVAELGNHRESPDADTWGLAKVAALTGVNNADDAVYDAKALLARPGATDGPARAALERCAKLYDSMGFTFAEAEDEINNRRYAAGKGKVAEAASLAHQCDDALAKAGAVPSPLATHSSYSMKIATVCTAITNLIK from the coding sequence ATGGTGAGGCCGACGCCGCCGACCGACcgcctcctcgtcgccggcttgctggccgccgcggcggtcgCGCTCGGCtgcctcgccggcggcgccggggcgaCGGTGGTGACGACGTGCCGGGCGGCGGCCGACAGCGACGCGCGGGTGGACTATGGCTTCTGCGTGGCGGAGCTGGGCAACCACCGCGAGAGCCCCGACGCCGACACCTGGGGCCTCGCCAAGGTGGCCGCGCTGACGGGCGTCAACAACGCCGACGACGCCGTCTACGACGCCAAGGCGCTGCTCGCCAGGCCCGGCGCGACGGACGggccggcgcgcgcggcgctggagcggtgcGCGAAGCTGTACGACTCCATGGGGTTCACgttcgcggaggcggaggacgaGATCAACAACCGCCGCTACGCCGCCGGGAAGGGGAaggtggcggaggcggcgtcCCTCGCGCACCAGTGCGACGACGCCCTCGCCAAGGCCGGCGCCGTGCCCTCGCCGCTGGCGACGCACAGCTCTTACTCCATGAAGATTGCCACCGTCTGCACGGCCATCACCAACCTCATCAAGTGA